The following proteins are encoded in a genomic region of Entelurus aequoreus isolate RoL-2023_Sb linkage group LG01, RoL_Eaeq_v1.1, whole genome shotgun sequence:
- the kbtbd8 gene encoding kelch repeat and BTB domain-containing protein 8 has translation MAASAEVGKLLQVQNGTPPSTNYNGVDAVHACNILQQLKSLYDEAQLTDIVVEVDHGKTFSCHRNVLAAISPYFRSMFTSGLTESSQRKVRIVGVESESMHLVLDYAYTSRVTLSESNVQALFTAASIFQIPALQDQCAQFMISRLDPQNCIGVFMFADAYGHQELKERSQDYIRKKFLCVSQEQEFLQMTKEQLVSILNNDDLNVEKEEHVYESIVRWLEHDLPGREAHLAEVFSLCIRLPLLDDTFLSRIPAPFACALSLSKDPVEAKARLAGTNGCPQRLGMTASEMVICFDAAHKHSGKKQTVPCLDTATGRVFKLCKPPNDLREVGILVSFENDIYIAGGYRPSNSEVSIDHRAESDFWQYEHAGNRWLPHAPLLRARIGCRLVHCCGKLYALGGRVYEGDGRNALKSVECYDARDNCWSAVSPMPVAMEFHSAVEYRDRIYVLQGEYFFCFDPRKDYWSHLSPMSVPRSQSLVALYKNCIYFIGGICKNHQRTFTVEVYDIEKNSWSRKRDLPFDQATNPYVKAMLLQGKLHLFVRATQVMVEEHVFRTSRKNSLYQYDDETDLWTKVYETPDRLWDLGRHFECVVAKLYPQCLQRVL, from the exons AGGTAGGGAAGCTGTTACAAGTTCAAAATGGGACACCTCCTAGCACCAACTACAACGGAGTAGATGCCGTTCACGCCTGTAATATACTTCAGCAGCTGAAATCCTTGTATGATGAAGCTCAGCTTACAGACATTGTCGTAGAAGTGGACCATGGCAAGACGTTCTCGTGCCACCGGAATGTCCTGGCAGCCATCAGCCCCTATTTTAG GTCCATGTTCACTAGTGGCCTTACAGAGAGCAGCCAGCGGAAGGTCAGAATCGTTGGGGTGGAATCGGAATCTATGCACCTCGTCTTAGACTATGCCTACACGTCCAGGGTCACGCTCTCTGAGTCCAATGTCCAAGCCCTCTTCACTGCAGCCAGCATCTTCCAGATTCCTGCCCTACAGGACCAGTGTGCCCAGTTTATGATTAGCAGGCTCGACCCCCAGAACTGTATAGGGGTCTTCATGTTTGCTGATGCCTATGGGCATCAGGAGCTGAAGGAACGCTCACAGGACTACATCCGTAAAAAG TTCCTGTGTGTTTCACAAGAGCAAGAGTTTCTTCAAATGACCAAGGAACAGCTGGTCAGCATTTTGAACAATGACGACCTCAACGTGGAGAAAGAAGAGCATGTCTATGAGAGCATAGTCCGCTGGCTGGAGCATGATCTGCCTGGCCGTGAGGCCCATCTTGCTGAGGTGTTTTCCCTCTGCATTCGTCTGCCTTTGCTCGATGACACTTTTCTCAGTCGGATACCTGCTCCGTTTGCTTGTGCCCTGTCCCTGTCTAAAGACCCTGTTGAGGCCAAAGCACGCCTCGCTGGCACCAACGGTTGCCCCCAGCGCCTGGGAATGACCGCTTCTGAGATGGTTATCTGCTTCGATGCTGCTCACAAACACTCAGGGAAGAAGCAGACTGTGCCTTGTCTAGACACGGCCACAGGGAGGGTGTTTAAACTGTGCAAACCACCCAACGATCTCAGAGAGGTTGGTATCCTGGTGTCTTTCGAAAATGACATCTACATCGCTGGGGGCTACCGACCAAGCAATAGCGAGGTGTCCATAGACCATCGGGCAGAGAGTGACTTCTGGCAATATGAACATGCGGGAAACCGATGGCTACCACATGCACCTTTATTGAGAGCAAGGATTGGCTGTCGACTGGTGCACTGCTGTGGGAAACTTTATGCACTGGGTGGCAGAGTGTATGAAGGAGATGGTCGAAACGCATTAAAGTCAGTAGAGTGCTATGATGCCAGGGACAACTGCTGGTCGGCAGTGAGTCCCATGCCAGTGGCCATGGAGTTTCACAGTGCTGTGGAGTACAGAGATCGAATCTATGTCCTCCAAG GTGAATATTTCTTCTGCTTTGACCCTCGCAAGGACTACTGGAGTCATCTTTCCCCGATGAGCGTCCCTCGGAGCCAGAGTCTGGTTGCCCTGTACAAGAACTGTATTTACTTCATCGGGGGCATCTGCAAGAATCACCAGCGCACCTTCACAGTGGAGGTCTACGACATTGAGAAGAACAGCTGGAGCCGTAAGAGAGATCTTCCCTTTGATCAAGCCACAAACCCGTACGTCAAGGCCATGCTGCTGCAAGGCAAACTACATCTGTTTGTACGGGCCACACAAGTCATGGTGGAGGAGCATGTGTTCCGCACCAGCCGCAAGAACTCCCTATACCAGTATGACGACGAGACAGACTTATGGACCAAAGTCTATGAGACACCTGACCGTCTCTGGGATTTGGGCCGCCATTTTGAATGTGTGGTGGCCAAGCTCTACCCACAGTGTCTACAAAGGGTGCTCTGA